The following are encoded in a window of Spea bombifrons isolate aSpeBom1 chromosome 2, aSpeBom1.2.pri, whole genome shotgun sequence genomic DNA:
- the ARGLU1 gene encoding arginine and glutamate-rich protein 1 isoform X2, whose translation MGRSRSRSSSRSKHVKSGKHNKKRSRSREKERVRKRSKSRESKRNRRRESRSRSRSNTASRRERERPASPPDRIDIFGRNLSKRSSLDEKQKREDEEKKLEYERQRRIPAHLHAGDILTASRPRPTSTANLCLGSLDHGILKSSQHPSISGLSGRQQEIEEKLIEEETARRVEELVAKRVEEELEKRKDEIEREVLRRVEEAKRIMEKQLLEELERQRQAELAAQKAREVTLGRLESSDSPWQNFLNFFAFALFVIYSQYSNLICCNRCICNFESLEFEIGFKKKKVQCSCSLW comes from the exons ATGGGTCGGTCGCGAAGTCGCAGTTCTTCTCGCTCTAAGCACGTCAAGAGCGGCAAGCACAACAAGAAACGGAGCCGCTCCCGGGAAAAGGAACGCGTGAGGAAACGCTCTAAATCCCGAGAGAGCAAGAGGAATCGGCGCCGGGAATCCCGCTCACGGTCCCGTTCTAACACAGCTTCCAGGAGAGAGCGGGAGAGGCCGGCTTCGCCGCCGGACCGCATTGATATATTTGGGCGCAATTTAAGCAAAAGAAGCAGCCTTGACGAGAAGCAGAAGCGGGAGGATGAGGAGAAAAAGCTGGAGTACGAGAGGCAGCGGCGGAT ACCAGCGCATCTCCATGCCggtgatatacttaccgccagtcGACCCCGGCCTACATCAACAGCCAATCTGTGCCTGGGATCGTTGGACCACGGAATATTAAAGTCCTCGCAGCACCCATCTATATCGGGGCTGTCAGG CCGTCAACAAGAAATTGAAGAAAAGCTCATCGAGGAGGAGACTGCGCGGCGCGTGGAAGAATTGGTCGCCAAACGCGTGGAAGAAGAATTGGAAAAGCGGAAAGATGAAATTGAGCGAGAGGTTCTCCGCAGAGTGGAAGAAGCTAAGCGCATAATGGAAAAGCAGTTGCTCGAAGAACTCGAGCGACAGAGGCAGGCTGAGCTAGCTGCCCAAAAAGCCAGAGAGGTAACGCTCGGTCGTTTGGAAAGTAGCGACAGTCCATGGCAAAACTTTCtcaatttttttgcttttgctctttttgttatatatagtcAGTATTCTAATTTAATTTGCTGTAATCGATGCATTTGTAACTTTGAGAGCCTTGAATTTGAgattggatttaaaaaaaaaaaagtgcaatgtTCTTGTTCCCTCTGGTAA